AGCGAAGGCCTTCGCGACGCCTTCGGGCAATTCCTCAGCAGCTCAGGGCAGGGCGCCGCGTTCGGAGGGCTGTTCGACGAGGTCACCCGCCGCTCACGGCCCCGACCAGAACCAGAGACCGCGGGCGAAGCCGGCGACGGAGTGTGGACGGTCTACACCACCGATGCCGACGGTAAAGCCCACGTCGAGCAGGTGTACCGAAGCGAGCTCGACGCACTGCGCGCCAACAAGCACAACACCGACCCCACCCGAAACGTCCGGTTCCTGCCCTACGGCATCGACGCCAGCGTGCTCGACGCATCCCAGCACGCTGAGGACACCAAGGCCGAGGACCAGCCCGAGTAGCTACATCGTCAGGACCATGCGGTAACGCGCACGGCCCTCGTCCATCGCTGCGTAAGCCTCTGCGACCTCGGCCAGCGGCCGCTCCTCGATACGGGCCCGCACCCCGGACTGCAGCGCGAAGTGCAGGGTGTCCTCGACGTCGGCCGAGGTACCCGACGGATGTCCGACCACGCTGAAGTTGCCGAAGATCAGATCGCCCGGAGTGATCGGCAGCGGATCGAACGTGGCGCCGACGATCACCAGCTCGCCTTGTGGCGCCAGCCCGGGGACCGTGGCAGCCATGGCGGCCGAGTTGGCCGCGGTGGCCAGCACCACCTGAACACCGCCCAGTGCCTGCAACGCCGCGCCGACGTCACTCGCCGTGGAGTCGACGTAGTGGTGGGCGCCGAGCTCTTTGGCGTCGTCCGCCTTGCCCGCCCCGCGCGCGATCGCGATGGTCTCGAACCCCATGGCGCGGGCCCACTGCACACCAAGGTGTCCGAGGCCGCCGATACCCAGGATGGCGACCCGATCGCCGGCCACCGCGCGCGTGGTGCGCAGCGCGTTGTAGGTCGTGACCCCTGCGCATCCCATCGGGGCGGCTTCGGCGAACGACAGTCCGTCGGGGATGCGCGCCAGCGCGGTGCGGGGCACGATGACGGATTCGGCGTAGCCGCCCGGATAGTTCCAGCTCGGCACTTCAAGATTCACGCACTGCATGAACTGGCCCTTGCGACAGGGCAGACAGGTGTTGCAGTTGCCGCCGAACCAACCCACGGCGACCCGGTCACCGACCGCGAAACCCTCGACGCCCGAACCCAGTTCGGCGATCGTGCCGGCGATCTCGTGGCCGGGGGTGATGGGCCAGGTGAGGTTCGGGAACGACCCGGTGACGAACGCGTGGTCGGTGCCGCACACCCCGCAGGCGTTGACGGCGATGCGCACATGGTCTGGTGGGGGTGAGGTGGTTTCCACCTCTGTCAGCTCCAGCGGCGCATTGGCTGATTTCACGTGGACGGCGCGATGCGTGGCCATGGCACTCCCTCAAGTCGGCGGCACTGCTGAGTCTACTAAACTTGACTCAGCGTAGCGGTGGTCATCCCGATTCTGCCTCGCCGGGTCCTGTTTGAGAACGGGCGTGGGCCGACCGGACTACCTAGTCGAGGATGCGCCGGGCGACGTTGGTGCTCACCAGATCGAGCAGCTCGTCTCCCCGGCCCGCCAGGATGGTGCGGATCGCATAGAGCGTGAAACCCTTGGCCTGCTCCGCGGAAATGGCTGGCGGAATGGACAATTCCTGCCGGGACACCACCACATCGACCAGGGCCGGCCCGTCATGGGCCAGCGCGTCGGCGATCGCCCGTTCCAGATCGGCGGGCTGTTCGACTCGTCGTCCAAATAGCCCGATCGCCTGGGCGACGGCGCCGAAATCAGGGTTCGTCAGCTCGGTGCCGAAGTTGACCACCCCGGCAGCCTTCATCTCGAGCTCGACGAAGTTCAGCGACGAGTTGTTGAAGACGATCACCTTCACCGGCAGGTTGTTCTGCACCAGGGTGAGCAGCTCACCGAACCCCATGGCCAGCCCGCCGTCACCGGCCAGGGCGATCACCTGACGTCCCGGGAACGCGGTCTGCGCGCCGATCGCGTGCGGTAGCGCGCACGCCATCGTGCCGTGGGTGAAGGATCCGGTGAGCCGTCGCCTGCCGTTCATGGTCAGGTATCGCGCGGCCCAGATGGTGGGTGAGCCGACGTCGAAGGTGAACACGGTGTCGTCGTGGGCGAGTTGATTGACCACGCCCGCAACGTATTCCGGACGAATAGGAGTCTTGTCGCGGTCGTTGACGGCCAGCGAGTCCAATGACTTCCGGGTGCGCTGGTAGT
This is a stretch of genomic DNA from Mycobacterium sp. ELW1. It encodes these proteins:
- a CDS encoding alcohol dehydrogenase catalytic domain-containing protein codes for the protein MATHRAVHVKSANAPLELTEVETTSPPPDHVRIAVNACGVCGTDHAFVTGSFPNLTWPITPGHEIAGTIAELGSGVEGFAVGDRVAVGWFGGNCNTCLPCRKGQFMQCVNLEVPSWNYPGGYAESVIVPRTALARIPDGLSFAEAAPMGCAGVTTYNALRTTRAVAGDRVAILGIGGLGHLGVQWARAMGFETIAIARGAGKADDAKELGAHHYVDSTASDVGAALQALGGVQVVLATAANSAAMAATVPGLAPQGELVIVGATFDPLPITPGDLIFGNFSVVGHPSGTSADVEDTLHFALQSGVRARIEERPLAEVAEAYAAMDEGRARYRMVLTM